TTGGTTGATGTAATTTTGCAGagcaacattattatttggtCGGGAAATTAAGAgaaagtaatcatttaaatcattcaagGGAACTTGGACTGGGACTGAAGAGGGCTGCTTGCCAAAACCCAGCTTTTTCACATTACGCCACATGATCGTTGAAGTCTGTTTCTTATTAGCAAATAACGTGTTGATGTATCTCAATCTAGAATTTCGAAGGCTCTGCTTAACCCTGTTTCGGAGTCGGCGATACTGATCCATGGCCACCGCATCACCAGTCCTCCTGGCTTTCCGATAGACTGCGTCTCGTTgagccattaaatttaaaatgtcttgagTGAGCCAAGGCACTGGGCGCCTTTTATTCACTCGTTTTTTAACAATTGGAGCATGCTTGTTGAAGAGTGACAGAATCAATGAGTTTAATGTGGCAACCATTTCATTAACGGTCGACTGAGTTTCTACAGAGTGCCATGGTGCTTGAAGTACATCTTCTAGGAAGACATCCTCATTCAAACGCCTAAAATCCCTATATTTCAAGAATCTTTCAAAAGGCTTAGGCGTTTTATAGGAAAGCACACAGAAAATAAGATCGTGTTTTGAAACTGCAGGGATTGGAAGTTGCCCTTTGTGAACAATATCATTCAGATCGCTAACTGCTATAATGTCTAATAGGGTGTGGGATTCAGCAGTGTGGTGTGTAGCGTCCAGTGGTACAATAGTCATGTTGCAACAATTAAACATATTAGTCAGTTGTTTGTAATCATTGTTCTGTGTTTTCATGAGTAAATCAGTTTTCATGTCACCCATGATTAGGACACGACTGTAGCACGGCATCAGGCGCAATAGAACATCCTCAAAGTCAGTCAGATGTCCAATCTTAGGAGGGCGGTAACAAACTCCCAGAAGTAGGGCATCTGAACCAGACAATCCAATTTCTAAGAACAGATATTCAGGTCTAGCCGAGTACTCCTGAGGTGAAGCATCCAGTAATTTAACCCTTAAAATTTGTTTGGTGTATACCGCAACACCTCCACCCCCTTTATTTATTCTGTCGTTTCTGTGGAGGACGTATCCACTTATTGATACCTCACTACTGGGAATACTCGGCTTTAGCCatgactctgatattaaaataatgtcaaaagtttgCTGCCGAAATATAGCACTGATATCATCCACGTGCCCCCTCAGTGACTGAGCATTAATATGGGCAGCTTTTAGTTGTTTGGGATAAGGGGACAGTTCATGTAGCAGGACTTGAGCGGTATCAGGCGGAGGAGTGGTTGGGGGAGGTGCAGGAGAAGCCGGGTCGGAGTCACTGTCAGCCGCCGACATCCCTACAGCTGAGCCGCGACCGCCGCGCGCCGCCCTGCCACCAgggtgcggcttcatagcacctaatcttttagcacctaatctcataccacctacagaaaaaaagtcgtcatttaggtgctgtgatattaggcgctataaggttaggtactgtgcaacgatccacggttcgtttaggtgccgtgagactgtttcaagtttcagtgtcacagcacctctcgctttgttccaaaggggccttggtggggacagatgggatggaggagaatccaaccttgcccctcaccccgctcccgacgacccgccattactgtcctctacagcagggcgagcagtcgacagcacaaggcgaggcgacacgagatagacaattgtctcctcgcacaagagaagggtccgtgcgcatggcgtgcggcggttgttgattacaactaataatggcaccaaaaattatttaccttgaatttgaatgataCTCAAGGTATCATTATgccaaaccgcaaatcttgcccataatccaataatgtaaattatttgttcatctaatttcattgtgttttacatttttatataagtttttatcgtcattggaattaaatgtgttcaaatcgtatattccgtgcactgaaaaccggtaataatttgcattcaaat
The DNA window shown above is from Homalodisca vitripennis isolate AUS2020 unplaced genomic scaffold, UT_GWSS_2.1 ScUCBcl_1274;HRSCAF=4687, whole genome shotgun sequence and carries:
- the LOC124371342 gene encoding uncharacterized protein LOC124371342, with product MKPHPGGRAARGGRGSAVGMSAADSDSDPASPAPPPTTPPPDTAQVLLHELSPYPKQLKAAHINAQSLRGHVDDISAIFRQQTFDIILISESWLKPSIPSSEVSISGYVLHRNDRINKGGGGVAVYTKQILRVKLLDASPQEYSARPEYLFLEIGLSGSDALLLGVCYRPPKIGHLTDFEDVLLRLMPCYSRVLIMGDMKTDLLMKTQNNDYKQLTNMFNCCNMTIVPLDATHHTAESHTLLDIIAVSDLNDIVHKGQLPIPAVSKHDLIFCVLSYKTPKPFERFLKYRDFRRLNEDVFLEDVLQAPWHSVETQSTVNEMVATLNSLILSLFNKHAPIVKKRVNKRRPVPWLTQDILNLMAQRDAVYRKARRTGDAVAMDQYRRLRNRVKQSLRNSRLRYINTLFANKKQTSTIMWRNVKKLGFGKQPSSVPVQVPLNDLNDYFLLISRPNNNVALQNYINQLQSLPPTEHAYPLFKFKPVMQLDVLHVINRISTNATGADDISIRLVKRVLIMGDMNTDLLMKTQNNDYKQLTNMF